The Coccinella septempunctata chromosome 6, icCocSept1.1, whole genome shotgun sequence genome segment GTATGACTGCTGGCCCGGATGGTGTTCCATCTTTTTTATTGAGGGATTGGGCCATCATTTtcgctgagtctttgactgcgCTTTTCAGGCTGTCACTTTCTAAGTTGTACTTTCCAAGCATTTGGAAGGAGGGCAGGGTCTGCCCTGTTTCCAAGAAGGACTGCAGAGAAGACATtgaaaattatagacctatcGTTATTTTGTGCAATTTCAGTAAAGTTTTCGAAAGAGTTTTATGTGATATAATTTATGCACATGTAAAATGTCGAATTAATGATAGTCTTGGCTTGTTCTACTCAGTATGTCTCTGCTGCATTAGATGAGTCATCTCAGATCGATGTTATATATACCGATTTCTCCAAGGCGTTTGACAGGCTGGACCATAGAGTTATTTTGGAAAAGATGTCTTCGTTTGGCTTATCAATGGACTTAATCTTTTTTCTAGAATCATATCTTGGAGATAAAAAACTTTTCGTTCAATGTTTTGGAGCCAGGTCATTCTAGTTCTCCGCGTCGTCTGGTGTTCCGCAGGGGTCCAATTTAGGTCCTTTGTTGTTTATGTTATTCATGAATGATTTGAATTCATTTCTGCTTTGTCTGTTTCTTTTACATGTTGATGATTGTAAGTTGTTTCGTCGtatcccaggtgaccatatctcataacagttgtTTCGTCCCGACACTGAGGAGATCACTTTCAGCCCATCCTTTATTTTATATTGGTTTTTGATTCCTCTGCAAGTTTGAAAAAAACTGGACACATGAGGCTGAACAGATGTCACCGTATCATTATTGAGATAAACTCGCTTCGCAAACGATCTCGTTAGAAATTCGCTCGTTAAACCCCATACTATCTCGCTTATTAAACCCCAAAACTCAATACAAACTCTCCAGATATTACTTCCAAATTTAAGTTTAGTGTTAAGTGCTCGCCGAAGTCTAAGACGAACATTTTCGGACGATAAGTGATAGTGGCCAGGACCTACATCAGAAACCATTCCCGAGGTGCAAGTGACCGTGAGGGTTGGTAAGTTCACCCTCTCAACaaaaaatacagtccactaacATCGAACATAAATTTGATCCTTGCAGAGCCGGAAATAATTGTGTTTTGCCGATGTTCATTAATTTACTTTCATTTTGCGGAAATTGGTTTCCTCAGTGTTCGCCATTTTTGCTAACGTCATCATTTCCATTTCGGAAAACTCGCGCATTGTATATATACACCTCTCTTTCTTTTGCTCTCTctttcataatttgaattatttcatttcgaaaagaCCCCACTCAAAAACAACTCGATTACACTTAGTGGCATCTCACTCTGGCTTTGATACCTCTCTCTCACGCTCTGATACCTCTCTCTCACGCTCATTGCATATAGTTTAAATTTTCGTTCAGGTTTTCTGTTCGAGCAATTattatttgtttacatttctcTCAGTGAAATTCTTAACTTATAATTCTCGAAATGGGAGATCGCAAACTAAAGAACATTCTAGCACAAAGGGATTTAGAATGTACAAAATTAGAAGATCTAAAAAGGATCGCAGATTATGCATTATCAGATATAGAGGTACATCGAAATTTTAAATGCAGGTACAAATATatcgaagatattttgaaaagtttTGAGACATTTAACACTGCTATAGTTTCAATTGTTTCGGGAACTGAAGGTGGGGATCTCAAGCCGCATTATGATGCTTTGTCTACATTTAGGGATAAATACTACAGAGTTCAGGCTATTTACTCTCAATTATTCGAAGATAAATTGGAAACTTCCAAATCAGAGGAAGAAAATTCATCACATAGTAAGGTTAGATTGCCAAAGTTGGAGTTGCCGACGTTTGATGGCGATATAAGAAATTGGCAAACGTTTTGTGACGTTTTCGAATCTTTAATTCATAACAACCCAACCCTATCAAATGTTGATAAGTACAGCTATTTGCTATCTTGTCTAAAGGGAAATGCGCTTTCAGTTGTGAAATGTACCCCCTTAACTGGTAATAATTATATTATCGCCTTTAACGCTCTCAAAAAACGTTATGAAAATAAGAGATTGATAGCAACGGCTCATTGGCACACTATTACCAAATCTAAACCTGTTAATGTTAGTGAAAATCCTCGCGCACTACGAAATTTAATTGAcactttttctgaaaatttgaagGCCTTGGAAAATCTCAAGTTTCCGTCAAGGAGTGGGATTTTGTAATGTTTAATATGCTCATTGAACGTATAGATTCCACGACGCAAACAAAATTTGAATAAGAATGTGGTTCGAACATAATTGTTCATAATTATTACCAAACCTTGTTTGCCTTTTTGGAAAATCAGTGTAACGCTTTGAATAATGTCGCCTTGTGTAGTTCACATCCTAACAAGTCATTTACTCATATCCCTAAGGCTCCTAAAACAGGAACTAGCTCCAGTTTTCTTGTGAATTCCTCATTTTCACTGAGTTGTAATCTATGCTCAAAACCTCATCGTATATATACGTGTCCCGATTTTCTTGCACTTTCGGCTAGGGAAAGATATGCCCTAGTTCGAGATAAAAAGTGGTGTATAAATTGTTTGGGTTCTAAGCACTTAGCTTCGAATTGTAACTCGAAATCGATTTGTAAAAGGTGTTCTCGATCACATCACTCTTTGCTTCATTTTGATGAATCCAATCCATCTAAGAGCGTTGCTAATAAAATTCACCCAACTAAGACAGAATCGAATCATTCTGAAAATACGATTAGTTCACCCATTATTGATGCCTCTACAAATTTATTAGCAAATTCTAAAGGTACTGTTCTCTTGTCAAcagcaattgttgatattttggatttttctggTGAATGTAGGCCCGTACGTGTTTTGCTCGACAGCGCTAGCCAGTCTTCGTTTATCACCAAGAAATGTTGTGATAGATTGGGACTGCCTGCATTTTCCCTCTCTATAAATATAAAGGGCGTGGGTCAAACAAGTGCCTCAGCAGATCAGGGTGTTTCGTGTACTTTGAAACCTCGTGGTTTGGACACTCCCATATTAAATGTTGATTTAATTGTTATTCCTCAAATTTGCTcgaacaaaatagaaaaaccaacttctccatttgaaataaaagagataatcagaagcttgaaaaatagaaaagctcccggaagtgataaaataacgaatgctatgttgaagaaattacctagaaaaggtatagctgctctcacaaatattgcaaacggtataatgaggactgaacactatccggaaaagtggaaaactggagaagtcatagtgttcaacaaaccaggcaaagataaaaaattcccccaaaactacaggccgataagtttattgtccgccctaggaaaagtagtagaaagggtaatcgctaggaggcttacagaagaaactgaaaatctgaatctcattccagcagagcaattcggattcagaagagaccactcaactgaacagcaattactgagactcacagaatacataacagaaggattccaaaataaacaagcaaccggtcttgtactactagatgtcgccagagcattcgacagagtatggcatgaaggattgatttacaaaatgagatatgctggatattcaatgaaactgtgcaagttgattaggaattatttgaggaacagaagattctacgtgaaagtggaaggagaaaactccacaaccagatatatggaagcaggggtgcctcaagggtaagtacttgggccgttactgtataacatatatattcacgatataccaaaatctccaaggactatgctgacactatatgccgacgacacaggaatcgcaatgcgacatcgcaagccagaaattatagaaggaatattacaagaagctatagatgtaataaatgactggtgtattaaatggaaaataaaactcaacggacaaaagagccaagcgatattactgcagaagaggagactaagaactacaacaaatctagaggtagatggagaagaaatcgaatggaaaaacgaagcaaaatatttaggtatcaccctagacaaaggtctaacatggagaagccatatcaaacaagccgttgacaaaaccaaggcagcgatgaatatgctctacccgctgataggtagaaagagccacatgtcaaatgggacaaaattgaaaataatcaaagccgttgctagaccgcaactgacttatggatcaggtgcttggggattcgcggcaaagagccatatacaaagaattcag includes the following:
- the LOC123315892 gene encoding uncharacterized protein LOC123315892, with the translated sequence MGDRKLKNILAQRDLECTKLEDLKRIADYALSDIEVHRNFKCRYKYIEDILKSFETFNTAIVSIVSGTEGGDLKPHYDALSTFRDKYYRVQAIYSQLFEDKLETSKSEEENSSHSKVRLPKLELPTFDGDIRNWQTFCDVFESLIHNNPTLSNVDKYSYLLSCLKGNALSVVKCTPLTGNNYIIAFNALKKRYENKRLIATAHWHTITKSKPVNVSENPRALRNLIDTFSENLKALENLKFPSRSGIL